The Aspergillus chevalieri M1 DNA, chromosome 5, nearly complete sequence genome includes a region encoding these proteins:
- a CDS encoding DUF1479 domain-containing protein (COG:S;~EggNog:ENOG410PG1Y;~InterPro:IPR010856,IPR027443;~PFAM:PF07350) yields the protein MSRLLSKTAVRAASTTSPSSQMTKAAGDISSVFPSLRPDYQPEPLPPRFKDLKASLFAKNEDALKQSWKRLLYSLDEEVQKIKAKGSDIIPSVNYSDIISGNVSNEMLAEIRHRGTVVIRNVMDRDTAYGYQERIKDYAAANKERVKAFPPDSPAVYELYWTPSQAEARSHANMLNTQHFLQRLWHSSDPNTRISTRNPLTYADRLRIRGPGDAKFTLGPHIDGGSLERWEDPEYSRVYTKILEGKWEEYDPFDARHRVKANMDLYNGAGACSMLRFFQGWLSMSETGPNEGSLHVCPMLRHSTAYTILRPFFDAQSSQPNIDNTFPGAVPGTCQEYNPVTHPHLDLETTMVSVPRVDPGDYVAWHCDSLHSVDKEHHGDKDSSVLYIPATPMCEMNVDYLLKQRNAALAYSPPWDFPGAGGPGEAGFQGALDWSSVNTEGQRAMGIGNKGWEITEDMSQGEKEAVRYANKKCFGEA from the exons ATGTCGAGATTACTCTCAAAGACGGCCGTCCGGGCGGCTTCCACGACGAGTCCATCTTCTCAAATGACCAAGGCAGCGGGTGACATCTCCTCTGTCTTTCCCAGTTTGAGACCGGATTATCAGCCTGAGCCTTTGCCCCCAAGGTTCAAGGACTTGAAGGCGAGTCTATTCGCGAAGAATGAAGATGCTTTGAAGCAGAGCTGGAAGAGGTTACTCTACAGCCTGGACGAGGAGGTGCAGAAAATTAAGGCCAAAGGGAGTGAT ATTATACCATCAGTCAACTATTCAGACATCATCTCAGGCAATGTGTCCAATGAGATGCTCGCGGAGATCCGCCACCGGGGAACAGTGGTGATTCGTAATGTGATGGACCGAGACACAGCCTATGGCTATCAGGAGAGAATTAAAGATTACGCCGCAGCAAATAAGGAGCGTGTAAAGGCCTTCCCCCCAGACTCTCCTGCTGTCTATGAGCTGTACTGGACCCCATCGCAAGCTGAGGCGCGATCCCACGCCAACATGTTGAACACGCAACACTTCCTGCAGCGCCTGTGGCATTCATCAGATCCAAACACTCGCATCTCCACAAGaaatcccttgacatatgcGGATCGCCTCCGTATCAGAGGACCCGGTGATGCCAAGTTCACTCTCGGACCTCATATTGACGGTGGCTCGCTTGAGCGCTGGGAAGACCCAGAATACTCGCGGGTGTACACGAAGATCCTTGAGGGAAAATGGGAAGAGTATGACCCATTTGACGCCAGACACCGCGTCAAGGCCAACATGGATTTGTACAACGGCGCTGGTGCATGCTCCATGTTGCGATTCTTCCAGGGCTGGCTCTCCATGTCCGAAACAGGCCCCAACGAGGGCTCGTTACATGTTTGTCCCATGCTCCGTCATAGCACAGCCTACACCATCTTGCGTCCCTTCTTCGATGCCCAGTCTTCGCAGCCTAACATCGACAATACCTTCCCCGGAGCTGTTCCGGGAACTTGCCAAGAATACAACCCCGTTACGCACCCACACCTCGATCTGGAGACCACAATGGTGTCAGTACCCCGCGTTGATCCGGGTGACTATGTCGCATGGCACTGTGACTCGCTGCATTCTGTGGACAAGGAGCACCACGGAGATAAAGATTCCAGCGTGCTCTACATCCCCGCCACGCCCATGTGCGAGATGAACGTGGACTACCTTCTCAAGCAGCGCAATGCCGCCCTTGCTTATTCCCCGCCATGGGATTTTCCCGGCGCTGGTGGACCCGGTGAAGCTGGTTTCCAGGGTGCGTTGGACTGGTCGTCTGTTAATACTGAGGGACAGCGTGCGATGGGCATTGGAAACAAGGGCTGGGAGATTACTGAGGATATGAGCCAGGGTGAGAAGGAGGCTGTACGCTATGCTAACAAGAAATGCTTTGGTGAGGCATAA
- a CDS encoding YoaK family protein (COG:S;~EggNog:ENOG410PV62;~InterPro:IPR010699;~PFAM:PF06912;~TransMembrane:6 (i83-103o132-155i167-187o207-226i264-283o289-307i)): MQTAFSGPQPDARHLTYQDDATNTRLKSRFESKDETTDGSFWSIRGASTNVSISGGNQDTTSPEFSLRGSVSRYFLAEINTKWTDGLLIVCCFVSGLVDGLSFDAWGSFSSMQSGNSVFIALGVAGQPAYPAYLWAKSLIALVTYLVGNVTFIQVSRALNPLRRSTLILSFSVQTAALLAAALLIQLDAVDSRPEDPRAPIQWMQVLPIALLAFQAAGQIVASRVLSYDEIPTVVLTTLLCDLLVDKHLCQRPWKANPKRNRRLSAFLSLFLGAMTAGGLCKLDHMPAGLWLAMGLKLMITVSFMVWKDNQKAVDTVSIA, from the exons ATGCAAACTGCCTTTTCGGGACCTCAGCCGGATGCTCGCCACCTGACATACCAAGATGATGCTACCAACACCCGTTTGAAGTCACGCTTTGAGAGCAAAGATGAGACGACAGACGGTAGCTTCTGGTCGATACGTGGTGCCAGCACGAACGTTTCAATATCGGGAGGGAACCAGGATACCACCTCCCCTGAGTTCTCGTTGCGCGGGAGTGTATCTCGATACTTTCTGGCCGAGATTAACACCAAATGGACCGATGGACTTCTCATCGTCTGTTGCTTTGTCAGTGGTCTGGTAGACGGACTGTCGTTCGACGCCTGGGGGAGCTTTTCTAGCATGCAGTCCG GAAATTCCGTCTTCATAGCCCTAGGCGTTGCAGGCCAACCCGCATACCCAGCCTACCTCTGGGCCAAGTCCCTCATCGCCCTTGTCACCTACCTAGTCGGAAACGTCACCTTCATCCAAGTCTCCCGCGCCCTCAACCCTCTCCGTCGCTCCACCCTCATCCTATCCTTCAGCGTTCAAACCGCCGCCCTCCTAGCCGCGGCTCTCCTCATCCAACTCGACGCAGTAGACAGCAGGCCCGAAGACCCCCGCGCTCCGATCCAGTGGATGCAAGTCCTCCCCATCGCTCTCCTCGCCTTCCAAGCTGCGGGCCAAATCGTTGCCTCGCGCGTGCTGTCCTACGACGAGATACCCACCGTCGTCTTGACCACTTTGCTTTGTGACTTGCTCGTTGACAAGCATCTTTGCCAGAGGCCTTGGAAGGCAAATCCTAAGCGCAATCGCCGTCTTTCGGCGTTCCTGTCCCTCTTCCTTGGTGCTATGACAGCTGGTGGATTGTGTAAGCTGGATCATATGCCGGCTGGTTTGTGGTTAGCCATGGGATTGAAGTTGATGATTACGGTGAGCTTTATGGTGTGGAAAGACAATCAGAAGGCGGTCGATACAGTGTCCATTGCATAA